In Actinomycetota bacterium, the following are encoded in one genomic region:
- a CDS encoding TIGR04190 family B12-binding domain/radical SAM domain protein produces MSKTDLVLLHAPSVYDFRERSIMFGPVSDMVPSTPVFEMYPLGFTTMAEYLERHGCRVRIVNLAVLMLNRPRFDVERAIHGMDPAVFGIDLHWLPHAHGAVEIARLCKKHHPDTPVVFGGLSSSYFHEELASYPCVDYVLRGDSTEEPLLRLVRALKAGGSVADIPNLTWKDASGAVRVNVLDWVPSDMDAISLDYSYNFRAVIRERDMMSFVPFKDWLQYPVCASLTCRGCTHDCATCGGSAYSFREHFGRDRVAFRDPELLVRDIANIQRYIPGPIFVLNDFLQAGRDYTKTFVEGLSRIGLKNPIAFEFFKPPCGDFYEFLDAHLPDWSVEISVESHDDGVRSRFGKHHYTMAQVEDSIASAMKHGCSRFDLYFMTGIPGQSGESVLETPDYVRGLYERLGNDPRLLAFISPMAPFLDPGSLAFDRPEEYGYRRRATTLEEHRQLLLQPSWKHIMNYESEAMGPDEMVEATYLAAMGINEVKTSIGVIDAAAAAETNERIARARATMDRIDAAMAVSDLETRGARLADLKREVEQLNESTVCRKAELNWPARTALSHVLNAAGLWLRENLAMLFGLRRPAVVAAKIENQEA; encoded by the coding sequence ATGTCCAAGACCGATCTGGTGCTGCTCCACGCACCGAGCGTGTACGACTTCAGAGAGCGCTCCATCATGTTCGGGCCCGTGTCCGACATGGTGCCGTCGACACCCGTCTTCGAGATGTACCCGCTCGGCTTCACCACGATGGCCGAGTATCTCGAGCGGCACGGATGCCGCGTGCGCATCGTCAACCTCGCGGTGCTGATGCTCAACCGGCCGAGGTTCGACGTCGAGCGCGCGATCCACGGCATGGACCCGGCTGTGTTCGGCATCGACCTGCACTGGCTGCCGCACGCGCACGGGGCCGTCGAGATCGCGCGGCTGTGCAAGAAGCACCACCCGGACACGCCCGTGGTGTTCGGCGGCCTGTCGTCGTCGTACTTCCACGAGGAGCTCGCGTCGTATCCGTGCGTGGACTACGTCCTTCGCGGGGACTCGACCGAGGAGCCGCTCCTGCGTCTCGTGCGCGCGCTGAAGGCGGGCGGCTCGGTCGCCGACATCCCGAACCTGACTTGGAAGGACGCGTCGGGGGCGGTCCGCGTCAACGTGCTGGACTGGGTGCCCTCGGACATGGACGCCATCTCGCTCGACTACTCGTACAACTTCCGCGCCGTCATCCGCGAGCGCGACATGATGTCCTTCGTGCCGTTCAAGGACTGGCTCCAGTACCCGGTGTGCGCCTCGCTCACCTGTCGCGGGTGCACGCACGACTGCGCGACCTGCGGCGGCAGTGCGTACTCGTTCCGCGAGCACTTCGGGCGCGACCGTGTGGCGTTCCGCGACCCCGAACTGCTCGTCCGCGACATCGCCAACATCCAGCGCTACATCCCCGGTCCGATCTTCGTGCTCAACGATTTCCTGCAGGCGGGGCGCGACTACACGAAAACGTTCGTCGAGGGGCTCTCGCGCATCGGCCTGAAGAACCCCATCGCGTTCGAGTTCTTCAAGCCGCCGTGCGGCGACTTCTACGAGTTCCTCGACGCGCACCTGCCCGACTGGTCGGTCGAGATCTCGGTCGAGAGCCACGATGACGGCGTGCGGTCGAGGTTCGGCAAGCACCACTACACGATGGCGCAGGTCGAGGACTCGATCGCCTCGGCGATGAAGCACGGCTGCTCCCGGTTCGACCTGTACTTCATGACCGGCATCCCCGGGCAGAGCGGCGAGTCCGTGCTCGAGACGCCGGACTACGTGCGCGGCCTGTACGAGCGGCTCGGCAACGACCCGCGCCTGCTCGCGTTCATCTCGCCGATGGCGCCGTTCCTCGACCCCGGCTCGCTCGCGTTCGACCGTCCCGAGGAGTACGGCTACCGGCGGCGGGCGACCACCCTCGAGGAGCACCGCCAGCTGCTGCTCCAGCCGTCATGGAAGCACATCATGAACTACGAGTCCGAGGCGATGGGGCCCGACGAGATGGTGGAGGCCACGTACCTGGCGGCCATGGGCATCAACGAGGTCAAGACGTCGATCGGTGTGATCGACGCCGCCGCGGCCGCCGAGACCAACGAGCGGATCGCCCGGGCGCGCGCGACGATGGACCGGATCGACGCGGCCATGGCGGTCTCCGACCTCGAGACGCGGGGCGCGCGCCTCGCCGACCTGAAGCGCGAGGTCGAGCAGCTCAACGAGTCGACCGTCTGCCGCAAGGCGGAGCTCAACTGGCCGGCGCGGACCGCACTGTCGCACGTGCTGAACGCCGCCGGTTTGTGGCTCCGGGAGAACCTCGCTATGCTCTTCGGGCTCCGCCGTCCGGCGGTGGTGGCCGCCAAGATCGAGAACCAGGAGGCGTAG